Below is a genomic region from bacterium.
ATCCCTTTTTTTTCAGCGATTTGCCGGGCCATCTCAGCCGGCTTCCCGCCCCTTCCCTGGGCCAGGCACAGGTGGATCACCCGCTCGGGCCCGCGCTCGAGCGCGGCGAGGACCGCATGCACGCCGCAGAGATACTCGCCACGCGCCTTTTTGGCCATCGTCAGCCCCTTCGCTTCCAGATGGTACCCGAGGCACCGTCCTCGAGAATGATTCCGGCGGCGGTCAGCGTATCGCGCACCTGATCGGCCGCGGCGAAATCCTTCCGGGTCCGCGCCGCGGCGCGCTCGGCCAGGAGCTTTTCGACCTCCGGATCGGAGAGACCGCCGCCGTTCGCCTCCTCGGAGGAGACCACGGCCGCCACCGGCTGGCGGAACCAGGCCTCGGGCGTGTGCCCGAAGAGACCGAACACCTCGCGGATCTTCTCGAACACCTGAACCGCGGGCCTCGCCGCCGCCTCGGGGATCGCATCGCCCGCCTCCTGGAGAATCCCGTTCACCCGGCGGGAGAAGTCGAACAGATGCCCGAGCGCAAGCGCGGTATTGAAGTCATCGTCCATCGCCTCGGCAAAGCGGGCTTCAAACTCGGCGGCCGCTTCTTCCAACTGCCCTCGAAGAGCGGGTCCATCGCCCGGCTTCGTAGCCGCCAGCTTCAGCCGGGTGTTGTAGAGGCGATCGATCCCCTTCCGGGCATCCGCCATGACCTGATCGGAGTAGTCCACCGGATGGCGGTAGTGGGTCCCCAGGAGGAAGAACCGGATCACCTCGGCCGGATGCTCCTGGAGAACGGCCTTGATGGTGAAGTAGTTGCCCTTCGACTTGCTCATCTTCTCGTGATTGATCTGGACCAGGCCGTTGTGCATCCAGTAGCGGACCCAATCGTGCCCGTAGCATCCCTCGCTCTGGGCGATTTCGTTTTCGTGATGGGGAAAGACCAGATCGTTCCCGCCGCCGTGGATGTCGAAGCGCTCGCCGAGGTACTCACTCGACATGACCGAGCACTCCAGATGCCAGCCGGGACGCCCGGCGCCCCAGGGACTCTCCCACTCGGGCTCGCCGGGCTTGGCCCCTTTCCAGAGCGTAAAGTCGAGCGGGTTGTGCTTGCCCTCGCCCGGCTCGATGCGCGTACCGGCTTCCAGATCCTCGGGATTGCGGTTCGAGAGCTTGCCGTAGGCGGGAAACTTCGAGATGTCGTAGTAGACATCTCCTCCCGCCGCGTAGGCAATGCCGCGGTCTATGAGCTTTTCAATCATCTCGACCATCTGGGGGATGTGCTCGGTCGCGCGCGGCATGATGTCCGCCCGGCGCACCCCGAGGGCGTCCATGTCG
It encodes:
- the cysS gene encoding cysteine--tRNA ligase, whose amino-acid sequence is MSVQLYNTLTRKKEPLETIEAGKVRIYVCGVTVYDHCHLGHARATIVFDVIRRYLESRGFDVTYVVNFTDVDDKIIARAKRLQVTIDALTAQFIDEYYADMDALGVRRADIMPRATEHIPQMVEMIEKLIDRGIAYAAGGDVYYDISKFPAYGKLSNRNPEDLEAGTRIEPGEGKHNPLDFTLWKGAKPGEPEWESPWGAGRPGWHLECSVMSSEYLGERFDIHGGGNDLVFPHHENEIAQSEGCYGHDWVRYWMHNGLVQINHEKMSKSKGNYFTIKAVLQEHPAEVIRFFLLGTHYRHPVDYSDQVMADARKGIDRLYNTRLKLAATKPGDGPALRGQLEEAAAEFEARFAEAMDDDFNTALALGHLFDFSRRVNGILQEAGDAIPEAAARPAVQVFEKIREVFGLFGHTPEAWFRQPVAAVVSSEEANGGGLSDPEVEKLLAERAAARTRKDFAAADQVRDTLTAAGIILEDGASGTIWKRRG